The sequence GttcctttcccctcttccctccctcacgttgttgtttctgtctgcagAACTCCACGACCAACAAGTACCACCTGAGCAGCGTCTCTCTGCTCGCTTCTTGGCCCGATATGGCTGGTAAGAACTGtcacaaataacatttttgtcGTAGCTCTGAATTACATCAGTATAAGTAATGCtgatccatctctctccccagtTCCTTTCTCAGCCAGCAACAGCAGTCTGGACTACCTGCGGAGTACGCTGGGCCGCTCCTATATGTGTAATGCGGAGCAAACTCTGGTCGTAGTGCCAGCCTTCTCTCTcaacaccttcagactgcacgTGCAGCCCTTTGGAGTCACTACCAGCCAGTTTGCTACAGGTACACCTCCCTTTCTCACCTCTCAAAACTCTTATTTGCCTCTGctcttttccactttttcccaagttttctttgtttgttaGCAGCTAGCTATAAGTCACTCTgaaccccaccccccaccccaaaaaaacaaacactgcatGTACAGCTGTGGGATGCAGAAATCCAATAGCTATGATGTTCTCAGCTAACCAGACTGGTGCTGTAGCTCTCTTGGTAAAGCAGTGGTCTAATTCCCAGTTACTGGCAAATTGggcttttgtatttggtttcacAGAGCCAAATACGTCGCAGCTTATCACAAATTAAGTGCTTGTTTTCCCTCCATTTTGAGCGCTTGTTATTGACCGCTATTAGTGATACAGTTTGTTAGGAGCAGGTGGTAAGAAAATCTAGGgtgaggaaaatgaatgagtagCCTAATGTCCTCCCCTCCCACAACAACTACTATTGCTGAACAGGACATTTAACCCCTAACTGGCCAACAATAAAAAGTTATGGTTGAACTGGGCCGCTCCCAGTGATGTGGGGGTtgcaactgtatgaatgtagaGCAAGTTattgcagaaaaagaaaagttcCTGGATCCAAAATATTTGAGATgaaactttctctttctcctctgttctgtttcccTCCCCTTCACCTCCGTCTCCAGCGGAAGAGTGTCAGATGGACCAAGACCAAATGCTCATCCCCATCATAGTGGGAGCAGCGCTGGCCGGCCTGGTGCTCATCGTCCTCATCGCATACCTTATAGGCAGGAAGAGGAGCCATGCTGGATACCAGACCATCTGAATGGACCTCATGTAGCCTcaacctgactgactgactgactgactgactgactgactgactgaatgtatGGATGGTGTAGAGATGAaccatcgtgtgtgtgtgactgagtgagtgagtaataGACTGTGTGGATGCAAGCATGAGTGAATGAAAGCAATTGTTATTCTGCAGTGTgcgcttttgtttgtgtgtgcgtgtgtttgcattGCCTATGTGACCtctgaatatttttttctctttgactTTGTCCATGGATGATGAAGAGAAGCCCACTACCTGCTACTACTAACCCCAGTTTAGTAAAACCTAGCAGCCTCTATTGTAGATAGTACACTGTTTGCATCCTGGGGAAGCCGAGGAGACTAGATCGAACTCTCAAATCTGCTGTAGCGAGTTCACCGCCACCTGTCTGCCTCTACTGTACTCTGCCCTGTGCTGTTCTTGTTTAAATATGTTCTTCAACTTGGTTGAATTTGCttgaatgtctgttttgttgttcttagttgtgtatttgttttgtaaatgaaCCTTGAATATCACATACAGTTAAGAGGCGGAGAGGCAGCGTTACCATTCCTGGCCTGAATGGTAAATTATTTTTTAGACATAATCAATATATGGGTCAGATCAAACTGGGTTCCAATCAACCCTGTCCAgccaaaaaaatatttcctGTCTGTTATACATTGTTGTGCCACTGCAGTCAAATGAGCTGTAAGACAAAGATTACTTTTTCAAAGTGTCAATTTCATGGCTTGCCTGCTGTTGGTCTGTGGTTTGCAGTAAACAATGACATGAAAGGAAGTCTTTGCAAGTTTAAAGTTTGATTTTGCAAGGTCAAATtgggttatttttttatttaatttttaaaagCATCAATGAATATCTCTCACCGCAGTGTGCTCActctattgtttatttttagtgACCATGAGTTTACCTACAAGGCCCAATTACTCGATGAAAAGGGAAACCTCTGAATGTCTATCATCCCCTGTCACGTTCCTCTGCAGTGGAAAATGATAGAAGCCTGAACAACTTTGCCATGGAGGCACAGTTTGATTGAAGTAGTGGAGCAGGGTTTCATAACTAAGGTGATTAAAGCATGCAGGTTGCTGCTTTGTGTAAACAAATGTATTGAACAGGACAAGTGGACAGGTGCAGGGGCTAGTTTTAATTTTCTTCAGAGGCTGTGTGAAttattgccccccccccccccccttcccataAAAATGTTAATATGAAGTGTAGTGATttgatcttttatttttataggaAATGCTTTGATCTCGTTTTCTATTATGCATCTTACTgaagtcaataaaaaaaactctagCATTGGTTTTATGGTATTTCTTGCAATAGTAGTCAAtataaaaattattttaaaaactgaaatgttcCCTTTTGTGCTAAATACACACGGCTCTTTACTGAAAGCTATGTCATTTCACAGAATACACACAGCTGGGCTTGATATCAACACCAAGGTTATTTTTGTCCCATGCAACAAAAATTGATATCAGTGCTGCAATACTTTCAAGAAACCGAacccaaacacaacaaacaggtCACACCACTGTTAGAAAAAGAGAGCAGCCCTTTTAATTGTGCTTGAATCATTTCACCATAGTGCACTTAAACGGACACTTGAGATCAGGACCTACAACGCTTCCCCAAGCCAGACTGAAGACCGAACCACATTGTGTGTCCGACACTGGCTGGAAAAACTACTGCAAGCAAGCTCAAACAGCTGAACAAAACCTACAGACtgagaaaaatctgattttgaaatgtttgaagGAATAAAAGTTTCTGTCGTAAAGTCAGTATAATTCATATTTGAATAAGACAGCAAGTACACCATGTAGTGACGTGAAATACAGCAGGTAGGTTCCTCTCGGCTTCCAGTGTGCAACACAGATACAATTTATCCAACCTGGCATAAGCTGCCAAGCTTTATCTCTGCAGTGTCTCACTGCTAGGAGTAAAGTGCATATTTATGCATTGAAACActttcacagaaaaaatatgttttcatttaagACAAACCACATGGTCAAAATGTCAGTTTCAAATGGAATCTTCAGCTCATGTAGACGACGTTGCTGAGTgtatacaaatatacacatatatttacACTTAGGCTGTACAATTGTCTCCATGTATGTTTAAGACGCACTAACTAAATGCAGCAATCACTGTGACAATAAAGTCAGTTATAAACAACCTCaacactcttaaaaaaaaaaaaaaaaaggtgaaaatgagGTGTTGGGTGGTCATCCCAAAAGTCAGAAtcatctctctcaccctcccaaGCTCATTCGGGACAGAAAGTGAAGGAAGACGACGGTGGAGTATTGGGATACAGCGCTGGAATGTGTAGTGAGTTGGACTGCCAGGACGTCAGTCACGGGGTCAGGACTCTTCTGCCATGATGCGGGCACGACACGCTGCCCGGAGCTTAGTTACGGTCGCCATGGACAGACTTCCCGGTTCAGCGAAGATTTTCTAGGAAAGGCAAGAAACAGACGGATTATAGGATTAAAGACAGCAATAACCAGGGAAACCTCTTTTACTCTCACTGACACCGTATCTCAACTAGATACGgtggaaaacttttttttttaacctgcaTGAAAGCGTGGCATTCTTCGACAAATGGTCCATGTGTGATCTGCTTGAAGTTCTGGCAGACGTCCGGCAGCGACTGGGCCTGCTGAATCAGATCCTGGTTGTGGTGGATCAGTGTCAGAGCTACACGGAAGAGGATTTTAGAACCCTCGTAGAACAGGCAATCCCAAATCCGCAGAACTGTCTGTGAGAGAGGAGGATCAAGGGGGTGTGTCATACTGGTGAGCAAAATCAGACTGACCTGTACAGTGCCGAGCTAAGGTACTATACTCAAGTGTTGGCACAGTAATATCATCAAAGAATTTCACGTGAGATATGAGAGTGTGGAGAATATTTTGAAATCTGCTTGTGTAGAATGGTGAATGATGGGCTTCTACATGGAGCTTTCCATGTATGAAATGTTCAAAGcggattttaacaacaaaactAAGTCTGAGTGTCTTTTTTTAGATGTAAAGCACCTCATGGATCCTGAAAGTAACTCACTCGCATACTCATTCATCTTCACCAATTCACTCACTCCCGGTTAGCCTATctgcccctagtggccgttaggaagCATGGCACACAGGAtgctgagaatcactgtttgGTCTTCAATACTGCTGGACTGTTCGTGTCTATGTTTTCACATCTATCTGTTTTGTGTATAGTCCCGAAGGAAGCCATCGCATCAGAACCCGTCTTTGACTAGCTGCCTCTTGCCACACAGTATGTTGCCAAGCTTTAGCTTTCCAGAGGTTTTGAATGGGTCACATTCAAACTCAAGATGCAAGTAACTGCAAATAAACTGTGGCAACATCTTGAGGCCATTTGAGCGAGAAGCAAGGCTCCCCGGCTGCCCccaccacaacacacaaacacacacacacacacacactcacctctgtTGGCAAGATGTCTATGTAGAGGCAGATGAACCATCGGGAGACCACCAGGGTCCACATGACATTGTGCTCCACCATCGTCTGCCACACTCTGGGGACTTTAACTTTCACCAGCTCCCCCAACACCTCCTGGTCCGTCTTCAGCCCCAGCATGGCAGGACTGTAGTAGTCTGGTGACCGGACACATTAATGTCAGTAATACAGTTCTCTTACTTAACCGTGAATTGACGTACACAAATCCTGcacatttggaaaaaataaatccgGTAGAAACATGTGACTGAATACTGTGAGTATTTTTCCTTCTAAATGTCAGGTCATTCTCCATCATGTTCACCTGTTTGGCCTAAGCACAGTTAATAGACtttaatgtgtgcatgtgtgtgtgtttgagtgacaaGAGAAAAACGTAGGTCTTAAGCTACAGACAGATAAAGACCATGTGACCTCCTACAGGGTTATTCTTAGCGCAGAGCACAGCAGACGGCCAGAACAcctacacgcgcacacacacacacacacacacaccaagagatcAGAATAGTGATGCTGCTACTGATGGTGCaagagtgtacacacacatacacacacctggtAATATCCTGCCCAGTAGTGCATCCATCAGCCAGAAGGATTTCTCCTCATCTTTAGTGATGATAAGTAGATATCCAGCAATGAAGTTCATCCCCTGaacaagagagcgagagagagacattcaggTTACAAACACAGCAGGTCACTTCAATaaagagaagagtgaaatagGCATAAGCAGAAAATACACACCTCATCATTTATGTCCCTCTGGGGATTAGGAGAGAACAAAACCAACAAAAGTCTATTCAAGCTGAAATAGGCTACATCAGTACGAATGGAGATGAGTGGAGCCTAGTTTGACTGTATGAGAGATGAAACCATCAGATACAGACAGTCCTGCTGCCCGTTTGAATTGCAAACCAACTTGCCTCTGCTGTGGCACACAAAATCTGCCTTTCAAATGCTAATAATTAATCTATCTTGTACTACACCGCTTTCCCAATGATACAGACATAGGCTTTTCATAAGGACATGCACTGACCCACCAGCACAGCACATGGCTTTGCCTCATAAGCCATTCAAACTATAAAATGTCCTTTTAGGAACACAAAAAGCAGATTGAAAAAGGCAAAGATTCATAAATAAGTTCGTAGTTCACACTATGAAAATAGAACATATATTTGCCAAATGTGTCACAAATGTATATATGGCAGGAACCTCAACTGGCCAATTACATcaagtttttgtttgttctaGGTGACAGTATTTATCTGAACAGGTTATAGGTATGACCTAAAGATAtaaacatgtatgtatgtacatacaGCAGATACTATGAGTGATGTGGAATTAAATTGAAATAGTGTACAGAGTGACTGTGACACCACGACTGGTAGTGATGTggaaacaaaaaatatgacaaCAGGCAATGCTAAATTTGCCTTTTAAACGTCTTGAAATGCTTGAATAGCAGAACACTGCTCCTATGATGTTTGGGTGAGCATCACAATCTATCACAATCACTGGGGCACCAGAATAAACTGACATAGCAGATGGTTAAACAGAAGCGCTTGTCATTCAGGCTCTTGTCTGAAGCAAACAGGTGACAGGTGATGAATTTGTCTTTTAGTATCTGACTGAACATATGGGAGAAAGCATAGACTaacagatggaaagagggagaagttCAATCAAGAAGACAGACATGGAGTGGGAAGGGAACATTGAAGGGAAGGGTGGAAAGCAGGGATCAAGAGAGGCACAGGGcaaaaaaaggctttttaaaaCCATATAATAGGGCTGGGTGGGAGAAAAAAATTATACACCAATACACTGCCATTTTAATTTTTCTGATACAGAATGGGTTCTGTAAACCCTGTTATTAATACTTGTAACCCCACTGTTTTACAGAAGAGCAGGTTCTGTTTTTCAGTTCTATAAAGACCTGTGCTCATGCAGGTATGACTCTAGCACACAAGGGACCTTTGTTCCCTGAGTTACGACTGGAGGGTAGCCGCCTCCTCCAAGGCGGCCAGCCATGGGTGCTGCcaacagacaacaacaacaacaacttagCTATCCAAAAGCCATGTGGCACTGTGCCTTGCTCATCTCCTCAGCCAATGATTGAGCCTTATTCTCCCCACTTGGTGAAATGGTTGTAAATCTTGTCaactgttttaactgttttatGTTAGTGAACGAGAACTGTGTTGAGAACATATTAACTTGATAAATCGAGCTAAAATTGTCTACAAACGTGAACATGTGgcctagctagctgctagctggcAAGGCTTCGATAATGGCAAGGGTGTTGTTTGGAGTTTGGACCGCTCGGGGCTCAGAGGCAGTTACAGAATCATAGTAGAGGGATCGGGGGGCATCttctcattttacatttcaacagCAAAATGCAACAGTTGGGTGCACTTTGATGGGTACATAGGTCTAAATTACGCAGCACAGTGAACACTTTGAACAGCAGGTCTACAGTAATGTATTGTAGTGTGCTGTCAGTCTTATCTGTTGCTGTCTCTCCTCATTCATCCCCTTCTGAATTCGGAACGGACATGTAGTGGGATCTAAAAATCGCAGCAGGACCGCTCACGCCAGAAGCTTTTTTCTACTCAGCCCAGCAGCCTTCCCTGAGTAAAACGCACTACACCCAGGAGAAATGTCCCATTAAAATTGGCTGCATTTACATTATACTCCAACAGCTGAAGCAACAACATCCCAAGCCTcgtctttgttaatgttgtctTTATAGAAGCAATGCTGACAGTCATATAGCtccctgtattttttcatttcgGTGATGAACGTTACATCCTCCATCTTTACATCCTCTATCTTAACTTTCTACACAGACTCTTGTGCATCAAAGCAGTCACATGGATTtgtttaagattatttttgacTTGTAGTTacaatctctccatctctccctccctctctatttatatttattgacTAAACATTTAATCTTATTTTAGTGATAATTCAATAGCAGACCCGAAGTTCAATTGGCACGTAATATTTAACAAAAGAGGCGCTGCTCATCATCCCACAGTGACTCTCTTGCTTTTAAAATCTACATCAGTGCACATCTATTAATcaacaacagtaaa is a genomic window of Centroberyx gerrardi isolate f3 chromosome 1, fCenGer3.hap1.cur.20231027, whole genome shotgun sequence containing:
- the grtp1a gene encoding growth hormone-regulated TBC protein 1-A; protein product: MEQKRNKATNGTRSPDGRAKDRVDSVDPYGFVRSEDFDYESYEELMSEYLVVLTRRSIKWSKLLKGKGKVEKNVKLKRYVRKGIPNEHRALIWMAASGAQEQLEKNQGYYQSLLHAQHDPKLVDTICTDLNRTFPDNVQFRKTSSPCLQKALHNVLLAYGHHNPAVGYCQGMNFIAGYLLIITKDEEKSFWLMDALLGRILPDYYSPAMLGLKTDQEVLGELVKVKVPRVWQTMVEHNVMWTLVVSRWFICLYIDILPTETVLRIWDCLFYEGSKILFRVALTLIHHNQDLIQQAQSLPDVCQNFKQITHGPFVEECHAFMQKIFAEPGSLSMATVTKLRAACRARIMAEES